In the genome of Hyphomicrobium sp. ghe19, the window TGACCGGCGCCGCATGGGCGCACGGGCCGTCGCGCCAGAAAGTGGTTGAGTCCGTCGAGATCAATGCGCCTGCCGATAAGGTCTGGGCCGTGATCGGCAATTTCCAGGATGCGAGCTGGATCCCCGCCGTCGCCAAGACCGAGGGCAAGGGGGGCAACGACGTCGGCGCGACCCGCACGCTGACGCTCCAGAGCGGTGGCACGGTCGAGGAACAGCTCGATAAGTATGACGCCGAGGACAAATCCTACGGGTACGAAATCACCAAGGTCGACGTGAAGGTCCTGCCGATCAACGATTACTCCTCGCGCATTACGGTGACTGCGAACGGCGACAAGACGACGGTCGAATGGAAGGGTGCGTTCTACCGCGGCTATATGCTTAACGACCCGCCGCCGGAGCTTTCCGACGAAGTTGCGCTCAAGGCCATCACCGATCTCTACACCTCGACCCTCGCGGCGTTGAAGAAGAAGATTGAAGGCGGAAGCTGAGGGACGATTGAAGGCCTCGCGGGTTCGACGAAAGCTCGGTCTTTTCCTGCCAGCACTCATCGTGTTCGCGCTGGCCGGGCTGTGCGGGGCGGTCGCTGCGCACGAGGCGATCGTAACGGGGCAACCTTCCGATAGCGTCTCGTTCGTCGATCTCACGACGATGAAAGAGACTGGGCGCATTCATGCCGGCGGCAAACCCGCCGGCATTGCTCTTTCCCCCGACAAGGCGACGGCTTACGTCACCGCACCGGACGGAAAAGAGCTGATCGAGATCGACGCCGTTTCGCGCGCGATCAAGCGGCGTCTCGTTCTCGGCGGCGCGCCCCTCGGGATCGCGGCGCATCCGACCCGGCCCGAAGTCTATGTGGCTGATTGGTACGCGCATAAGGTGATCGTCGTCGATGCCGGGACACTCTCTGTCTCAGGCGAAATTGCCGTCGGGCAATCTCCGTCGGGGCTCGCTGTGACGCCGGATGGGCGTTTGCTCCTATCCGCCGATCGCGATAGCGACGCCGTTTCAATTGTCGATATCGGGACGCGGACGCGGCTAGCGTCGGTCGATGTCGGTAGCCGTCCCTTCGGCATCACGATCGACGCTGCGGGCCAGAGGGCGTTCACCGCCAACGTCAAGAGTGACGACGTCACCGTGATCGAGATCGCCACCAGAAAGGTGATCGGCCGTGTGGTAGCGGGGCGGCGTCCTTACGCGGTCGCCTTGGCCCAGGGGAGGGGGTTCGTCACGGATCAGTACGGCGGGACCGTCACCGTGTTCGACCAGTCGACGCTGCAACCCATCAAGCGGATCGAGGCTTGTGATCATCCCGAAGGCATCGAGCCGGACGCGGACGGAGCGAACGTCTATGTGGCCTGCTGGGGTGACGACGTTCTTCTGCGCATCGATTCCCAAAGTCTCGCCATAACGGGCAAGGCCGCGGTCGGCGCCGGGCCTCGGGCGTTCGGCAAATTCATACGATAATGGCTTGGGATTGAAAGCTCGGTGCTGACGGCCTGGGCCGCGTTGGGCGATAAACGCTCGGGTTACTGCCTTGTAAGTTGAGACTTTCCGATCTTCCGGCATCCTTCGGAATGCCTTGCATTCGGTCCGTGGCCCGCGTCATTGACTGAAATTCGCAACGCTTCTGGTCAAGCTGCCGTTGTCCCGCTACACAGCCGGGAAAAAAGTTTCGCATAGACGATCTGGAGGATCGCCCCCCATGTTCAATTTTCCCTTCCGCAAAGCCGGTCTTGCGGCGTTCGCGGTCACTTGCCTGAGTGCAGTAAGCGTTGCGGCCGAGGCGCCGAAGCCGGCCGAAATCCTGTTCGACCGGCCGCACATTGCTGCGGTCGCTCCGGGTACCGACCTTGTATACAAGTTCGAGCGCAAGCCTTCCAATCCCAAGGCCCTCGGCGAGGGCTACGCCGATGACATTGTCGTGAAGGTGGAAAGCGACGGCGCGCCCGGCAAAAAGAATGTTCTGGTCAAGATGTACTCGGGGGATAGAGCCCGCGAGCCGCAACGGATCACCGACATGGACGGCAATCCGATGCTCATCATCTATCTCGACAATGCAGTTGCGCATTTCCGCGAGCTGGCAGGTGGGGACAGTGCATATCTCAAGGGCATGTTCAGTCGGTATCTCGGCGACGGCGCAACGATTGCTCCGGCAACGATCGTCTATAAGGGCCAGACGGTCGAAGGTTTTCGCGTAACCGCGACGCCGTTCGCAAACGACCCCGCGCGCGCAAAGATGAGAGGTTTCGAGGGCGCGACGTTTACGATAGCGCTGTCGGACAAGATCCCCGGTTACTTCGCGAAGATGACGGCCGAGTACAACAATACGGACAAGAACTCGCCGACGCTGGAAGAGACGACGACGCTTGAAGGTGTAGGAGAGGTAAAATGATGAAGGGCTTCTCGAACCTCGTATTCAGCGGGCTTTTCGTGGCGGCTGTTATGATTTCTGCCGTGGGTTCGCCCGTCGCGGCGCAGGAATTACCGCCCAACGATTACCCAACAACGGCGCGCGCCGATTATGTTTATGCGTGCATGGCGGTCAACGGCCAGAATCGCACCAACCTCGACAAGTGCTCGTGCTCGATCGATGAAATCGCGGCCATTTTGCCGTACGCCGAATATGAGGAGGCGGAGACGTTGTTGTCCGTCGGTCTGAAGGGCGGAGAAAACGTCGCCTGGACGCACGCGCCGGAATTCCAGGAAAAGGTGAAGAATCTGCGGCGCGCGCAAGTCGAAGGCGAGTTGCGCTGCTTTTAATATTTGCGCCGGGCGACTCCCCTCCGGGGAGCCGGCCGCCCGGCGCGCTTTTCACGTTTGCGCCCGGCGACTCGCGTTCCGCGAGCCGGCCGCCGAGCGCGGAAGAGATTTCATTCCCATTCGAGTTCTGTGAAGGCGGCGGTGACGTTGCGCGGGTGATGCTCGTCGAATAATGCCCAATTGCCCCGTTCCGACTGCCCGGCCGTCGCGACGGCTTGCTCGATCGTGTTGCCGTCCTTGATCATCTTGCGAACGTCGCTCGCCAGAACTTTGAGATAGCGTTCTACGGGCTTGATCGCATCGGGCCAGGGCATCGTGTCTGGTCCGTGGCCGGGAACGGCGCGATCGGCTTTTTCCTGCATCAGTGCTGGAATGAGATTGATCCACCCGACGAGTGACCCGTCGAGCGTCGGAACATGATTTGAGAAAAGAAGATCGCCGAGAAAAAATGTGCCGGTTGCTGAATCAAAGATCGTCAGGTCGTTGTCGGTGTGCGCCGTTGGTCGCGCTTTGAGCGTCAGTGTCCGGCCGCCGAGATCGAGTTCGAGCGTGTCGGTCACGAGCAAGCTCGGCGGAATGATTTCGGTGCCGGCAAAAGCTTCATCGCCGATGCGCTGACGTGTGTTCGTCAGATAGCTGTCCTTGCGGGCATAGAGAGCTGCGGGAAGCTTGTGGTGGCCGACGAACTCGCACCCTGCCGATTTGAAGGCGGCGTTCCCCAGAACATGATCGGGATGCATGTGGGTGTTGATGACGTAGCGAATGGGCGTCTTAGTGATCTTCGAGATAGCCTCATGAAGATCCTTACCGGCCGCGTAGGAGCCGCTCGTGTCGATCACGGCGACGGCCGAAGTACCGACAATGCAGATGGCATTTGAAATATTTCCGCGGTTCTCCTTGTTAACCAATTCATATTTGCCGACGTGAACGAAAACTCCGGGGGCGATCTCAATGACGCCGATTTGCTCGGCTTCAGCCTGGGAAACGCGCGGTAGTAGCGGCAGGAGCGCCGCCAAGGTCACACCGCGCAGGAACTCTTTCCGGGAAGGTTTTGCATTCAAAGGCGAAATTTTGGACATTCAGGCCTGACCTCTGAAATCGTGCAACATCGATGGTCTTAAACCACGTTCGGCCAGCGACTTTTCTCGAAAGTGCGCAAATTCGTAATCGCTACGCCCAATTTTTACGCGTCAATAACAACTTGACGTGCACCGCAGCATTTTTTGTGCATTGCAATTTCTTCCCGTGAATAAAGGGATAATTTGGGTCAGAGGTGTTGTCCTAATTTGCCGCAGCGGAATGATCGTCGCACTTCGTGTTGCGGCCTGAAAAAAAAAGTGTCTACATGCGCCTCGTTCACGAGGACTACCGGTTCCTACACGGTTTCGTGAAGCACTCCTTCTCCGACGGGGCAAAGACGGGAGAAAATCCCGCAATTCCTGAGATCGGAGCCGGGAGATATCGGCAGTCCTCGAGTTCGACTTGCAAGCGTGGCAAGACTTTTCTCAAAATGGAGGAAGCGCGATGCGCAAAAGTGCATTCGCATACGGTTTGCTCGCAACAGCCGCGTTCTCGGCGCCCGTCTGGGCGAACGATGACGTGTCCAAGTTGTCGAGCGATCCGAATAACTGGGCCCAGCAGTCCGGCGATTATGCCGGTACGCGGTATTCGACCCTGGACCAGATCAACACTGAAAACGTTGGTCAGCTGAAAGTGGCGTGGACGTTCTCGACGGGCGTTCTTCGTGGTCACGAAGGCGGCCCGCTCGTTATCGGTGACACGATGTACCTTCACTCGGCGTTCCCGAACATTGTGTTCGCTTTGAACCTCGCCGACGAGCAGAAGATCATCTGGAAGTATACGCCGAAGCAGGACCCCTCGGTCATCCCCGTGATGTGCTGTGACACGGTTAACCGTGGCGTGCAGTATGCCGAAGGCAAGATCTTCCTCCATCAGGCCGACACCGCTCTCGTCGCTCTCGACGCGAAGACCGGTAAGGAACTGTGGAAGGTGATCGACGGCGATCCCAAGAAGGGCGAAACGGGCACAGGTGCTCCGCTCGTCACGAAGGACAAGGTCATCATCGGTATCTCGGGCGCTGAGTTCGGCGTTCGTTGCCACGTGACTGCCTACGACATCAACAGTGGTAAGAAGGTCTGGCGCGCCTACTCGATGGGCCCGGATTCTGACATCCTCGTTGATCCCGAGAAGACCACGTCGCTCGGCAAGCCGGTCGGCAAGGACTCCTCGCTCAAGACCTGGAACGGCGATCAGTGGAAGATCGGTGGCGGTTCGACCTGGGGCTACATGGCCTTCGATCCTGAACTCAACCTGATCTACTACGGGACGGGCAACCCATCTACCTGGAACCCTGCACAGCGTGCGGGACCGGATGGCAAGCCGATCGACCAGAAGTGGTCGATGACCATGTTCGCTCGTGACGTCGACACCGGTGTGGCCAAGTGGGCATACCAGATGACGCCGTTCGACGAGTGGGACTATGACGGCATCAACGAGCCGATCCTTGCTGAACTCGATTTCGATGGCACGAAGCGTAAAACGGCAACTCACTTCGACCGTAACGGCTTCGGCTATACCTGGGATCGTGCAACGGGTGAGCTTCTCGTCGCTGAGAAGTATGACCTCGCCACGAACTGGGCAACCGGCATCGACATGGACAAGTCCTCCAAGGACTACGGCCGTCCGATCCGCGTTGCGAAGTACTCGACGTTCAAGAACGGCGCAGACTTCAACACGAAGGGCGTTTGCCCTGCAGCTCTCGGCTCTAAGGACCAGCAGCCTGCTTCGTACTCGAAGCTGACCGGCTTGTTCTACGTTCCGACCAACCACGTTTGCATGGACTACGAACCCTTCAAGGTTTCGTACACGGCTGGTCAGCCTTACGTTGGCGCCACGCTCTCCATGTTCCCGGGTCCGGATGAACCGAAGCGTATGGGTAACTTCATTGCTTGGGACGGCACAAAGGGCAAGATCGTATGGTCGAAGCCTGAGCAGTTCTCGGTATGGTCGGGCGCTCTGACCACCGCTGGCGGCGTTGCCTTCTACGGCACGCTCGAGGGCTACTTCAAAGCCGTCGATCAGAAGGATGGCAAGGAGCTCTTCAAGTTCAAGACGCCGTCGGGCATCATCGGCAACGCTATGACTTACAGCCACGGCGGTAAGCAGTACGTTGCAGTGTTCTCGGGCGTTGGTGGTTGGGCCGGTATCGGTCTTGCTGCTGGCTTGACGAACCCGACCGATGGTCTCGGTGCAGTCGGTGGCTACGCTGGCCTCTCTGAGTACACGAACCTTGGTGGCTCGCTCACCGTGTTCGCTCTCCCATAGGGCGCTCGCCTTAGAAATAGGGGAGCCGGTGCAGGGAAACCTGCGCCGGCTCTTTGCCGTGCGGCCACACATCAGCCAACCCTGGCTTTTCAAAAGAACGGCGCGACAAGTGGCGATATTCTTTCGCCCTGGAACGCGGCGCAAGAAGCAGGAAGCGTTCGGCGAACGGCGGCTCACCATCCACGATCTCATTAAGACGGATTTAGGAACGGTCAGTGCGGTGGTGACCCACGCGATTCAAACGACAGGATGAAGAGGAACATCGTGAACAAGTTCAGTAAGAGATTGGCATTCGCGCTGGTGGCTTGTGCCGCTGCCGGAGCTGCTGCTTGCCAGGAGCAGAACAAGCCCGAAGAAAAGGCTGCCGCTTCGACACCCGCACCGGCTCAGACAACGGAAGCTGCTCCGGCGCCAGAAGCCAAGCCTGAGGCTGCCGCGACGCCCGCCGCCGAGCCCGAGAAGAAGGCAGAAGCACCTGCCGCGCCGGCCCCGGCTCAGCCGGAGCAGGTCGCGCAAGCTGAACCCGCTGCTGCTCCGGCCGCCGACGCTGCCGCTCCCGCGGAGGAAGCCCCCCCTGGATCGCGTAAGCCTGATGGTGATGCCGTCTTTCCGAATCCGGTCAGCGAACTCGCCAAGAGCGAAGGCATCAAGTTCGAAGATGGCCGTTATCGCAACAAGGACGGCGATCCCGTGCCGGTTGTCACGAAGGACTACACGGTCGACTGGGGCACTTGGAACGGCTTCCGCCGGTATCACGATGCCTGCCACGTTTGCCATGGCCCGAATGCTCTCGGCAGCACCTTCGCTCCATCGCTTGCCGACAGCCTGAAGACGATGGATTACAATACGTTCATCGGGACGGTCTCGAGCGGCCGCGTCGTCAACCGCGCCGGTACGGAATATGTCATGCCGGCGTTCGGCGAAGACAAGAACATCATGTGCTACATCGACGATATCTACACGTACATCAAGGCACGTTCGCAGAACTCGATCGACAGCCACACGGGTATGCCTGCCGGCCGTCCGAATGGCCGTGAAGATATCTCGCCCGAAGCCAAAAAGGCTGCGGAAGAATGCACGGGCTGAGGATCTGGAATTTCATCCAGTCCTCATCATATAATTGTTAGTCTGGAGCGCGTCGGCGTCGCTCCGGGCTGACAGTAAATTAGGTCATTGAGAAGATTCAGGGGGGCGGGTCGCGATTGCGACGTGCCCCCCCTCCATATCGGGAGCCGCGACGTTCACGCCGCTATAACAAAAAGGTTATCAACGTGAGGAAACAAGCGCTCAGCGTTTCATTCTTTTCAGCGCCTGCATTGGCTCTGGGAATTACCGTTTCGATATTTGCTTTTCCCGTTCGTTCAAACGCCGCCGACGTGCCGAAGGCAGATCTGGTCAACAGGCAACAGCTTCGCGTTTGCGCCGATCCGGCCGATCTCCCGTTCTCGAACGACAAGGGGGAGGGCTTTGAAAACAAGATCGCCAACATCATCGGCGAGGAGCTGAAGCTTCCGGTCGTCTATACTTGGTTTCCCAAGGCAACGGGCTTCGTTCGCATGACACTTGGCGCCAAACGATGCGATCTCGTCATCGGATGGGGGCAGGGCGATGACATGGTGCTGAACACGAACGCGATCTACCGTTCGACGTCGGCGCTCATCTACAAGAAAGGCACCGGACTCGACGGCGTCGACTCGCTCGCCGATCCTCGCCTCCAGGGCAAGAGAATCGGCGCCCAGCAGGCCTCGGCAGGGGCAACGCTCGCTGCAAAGTACGGGCTGATGTCCAACGTGCACGGCTACCCGTTGATGGTCGATCGCCGCTACGCAAACCCCGCTGAAGACATGATCAACGACATTCGCAAAGGCGAAGTCGACGCTGGAATTTTGTGGGGGCCGATCGCTGCTTACTGGGCGTCGCGGGACGGCGAGCCGCTCGTTGTCATTCCTCTTGTCAAAGACTCCGGTGCAGCCAGAATCGCATTCCGCATTACGATGGGTGTGCGTAACGGCGACGATGCCTGGAAGCGACAGCTCAACGACGTCATTCGCAAACGGCAGGGCGATATCGACAAGGTGCTGCTCGATTACGGCGTGCCGCTGTTGGTCGATGACGATACGTCGACAGAGATGATCACAAAGCCCCGAACGTCGGCTTCGGCTGAGCCGGCTCCGGCGCCGACTACGCCTTAAAAGACGCGAGACGCCAACTCGGAAGCGGCGGATTTATTCGCCGCTTCCCGATCGTTCCACTTCTTACTCCCTTACTCCGGGCAATTTGAAAGTTTCCCGTCAAAGATGCTGATGCCTCGCGCGCTGATGATCGTCGCGTTGATCGTTACTGCAGCGCTTTGGATGCCGGTTGCAGGCACCCTCGCCGTGTCGGCGGAAGAGGATGTTTCCGGTCCTGCACCCATCGGCGAGGCGCCGCCTGAGCCTCAGTCCTACCGGACGGACAATTATCGCAAGCCCGTTCCACTGACGCTCAAAGGCGCGACGGTGCTGTCCGACAGCGAGGCAATGAAAATCTGGACTGCGAAGACTGCCGTTTTCATCGACGTCTATCCGCATGCGCCGAAACCGGAGGGCCTGCCTGCCGGTACGATCTGGCGGGACACGTCGCACATGACAATCGAAGACGCCGTATGGCTTCCGAACGTCGGCTACGGCGTTCTGTCGGTAGATGCGGCTCGCTATTTTCAACGAAACCTCGAGATGCTGTCGAAGGGCGATAAGACGAAACCGCTCGTCTTTTTCTGCCTGAAGAATTGCTGGATGAGCTGGAACGCCGCAAAGCGCGCATTGAGCTACGGATATACCAACGTCGATTGGTATCGCGACGGCAGCGACGGCTGGCAGGAAGCCGGCGGCCTCGTCGTCGACGCTCACCCATTGCCTTGAGCTTCGAGCAGCGCCGAGGCGGGCTCTTGCTGCAATCGCCGGCGCCGTGAAGTCAATTTGATCGCAATGTGTCGCACCGGTTGCCACCCCGGTGCCACCGTTTCGAGGTGGATCGGATGTTAACGGCTTCGGGTGCGATCCGGTTGCGGGTTGTTATACGAGGCGACGGGGTGGTGTATTGCGCAGCGCGGTGTAGATTTCGCGCAGAACGCAATCTCTCATCCAGAGAAGCGGGGATAGAGTGACACTTAACGAACTGGCGATCCTTCTGGCCGCCTTGGCGCTAGCCGCGCCGCTCGCGCGATTTTTCGGTATCGCCGCTGTTCTTGGCTATCTGGTCGCGGGTGTTCTCCTCGGGCCATACGGCGTCGGGCGGCTCTTCTCAGAGCATGACGCGCAGCAAGTTTTGCACTTTGCGGAATTCGGCGTTGTTCTCCTGCTGTTTTTGATCGGATTGGAGCTGCGCCCCAAGCGACT includes:
- a CDS encoding SRPBCC family protein, whose product is MLKRLLIAATIFGLVPLALTGAAWAHGPSRQKVVESVEINAPADKVWAVIGNFQDASWIPAVAKTEGKGGNDVGATRTLTLQSGGTVEEQLDKYDAEDKSYGYEITKVDVKVLPINDYSSRITVTANGDKTTVEWKGAFYRGYMLNDPPPELSDEVALKAITDLYTSTLAALKKKIEGGS
- a CDS encoding beta-propeller fold lactonase family protein; protein product: MPALIVFALAGLCGAVAAHEAIVTGQPSDSVSFVDLTTMKETGRIHAGGKPAGIALSPDKATAYVTAPDGKELIEIDAVSRAIKRRLVLGGAPLGIAAHPTRPEVYVADWYAHKVIVVDAGTLSVSGEIAVGQSPSGLAVTPDGRLLLSADRDSDAVSIVDIGTRTRLASVDVGSRPFGITIDAAGQRAFTANVKSDDVTVIEIATRKVIGRVVAGRRPYAVALAQGRGFVTDQYGGTVTVFDQSTLQPIKRIEACDHPEGIEPDADGANVYVACWGDDVLLRIDSQSLAITGKAAVGAGPRAFGKFIR
- a CDS encoding quinoprotein relay system zinc metallohydrolase 2 is translated as MSKISPLNAKPSRKEFLRGVTLAALLPLLPRVSQAEAEQIGVIEIAPGVFVHVGKYELVNKENRGNISNAICIVGTSAVAVIDTSGSYAAGKDLHEAISKITKTPIRYVINTHMHPDHVLGNAAFKSAGCEFVGHHKLPAALYARKDSYLTNTRQRIGDEAFAGTEIIPPSLLVTDTLELDLGGRTLTLKARPTAHTDNDLTIFDSATGTFFLGDLLFSNHVPTLDGSLVGWINLIPALMQEKADRAVPGHGPDTMPWPDAIKPVERYLKVLASDVRKMIKDGNTIEQAVATAGQSERGNWALFDEHHPRNVTAAFTELEWE
- a CDS encoding methanol/ethanol family PQQ-dependent dehydrogenase, which produces MRKSAFAYGLLATAAFSAPVWANDDVSKLSSDPNNWAQQSGDYAGTRYSTLDQINTENVGQLKVAWTFSTGVLRGHEGGPLVIGDTMYLHSAFPNIVFALNLADEQKIIWKYTPKQDPSVIPVMCCDTVNRGVQYAEGKIFLHQADTALVALDAKTGKELWKVIDGDPKKGETGTGAPLVTKDKVIIGISGAEFGVRCHVTAYDINSGKKVWRAYSMGPDSDILVDPEKTTSLGKPVGKDSSLKTWNGDQWKIGGGSTWGYMAFDPELNLIYYGTGNPSTWNPAQRAGPDGKPIDQKWSMTMFARDVDTGVAKWAYQMTPFDEWDYDGINEPILAELDFDGTKRKTATHFDRNGFGYTWDRATGELLVAEKYDLATNWATGIDMDKSSKDYGRPIRVAKYSTFKNGADFNTKGVCPAALGSKDQQPASYSKLTGLFYVPTNHVCMDYEPFKVSYTAGQPYVGATLSMFPGPDEPKRMGNFIAWDGTKGKIVWSKPEQFSVWSGALTTAGGVAFYGTLEGYFKAVDQKDGKELFKFKTPSGIIGNAMTYSHGGKQYVAVFSGVGGWAGIGLAAGLTNPTDGLGAVGGYAGLSEYTNLGGSLTVFALP
- a CDS encoding c-type cytochrome, methanol metabolism-related — its product is MNKFSKRLAFALVACAAAGAAACQEQNKPEEKAAASTPAPAQTTEAAPAPEAKPEAAATPAAEPEKKAEAPAAPAPAQPEQVAQAEPAAAPAADAAAPAEEAPPGSRKPDGDAVFPNPVSELAKSEGIKFEDGRYRNKDGDPVPVVTKDYTVDWGTWNGFRRYHDACHVCHGPNALGSTFAPSLADSLKTMDYNTFIGTVSSGRVVNRAGTEYVMPAFGEDKNIMCYIDDIYTYIKARSQNSIDSHTGMPAGRPNGREDISPEAKKAAEECTG
- a CDS encoding substrate-binding domain-containing protein produces the protein MRKQALSVSFFSAPALALGITVSIFAFPVRSNAADVPKADLVNRQQLRVCADPADLPFSNDKGEGFENKIANIIGEELKLPVVYTWFPKATGFVRMTLGAKRCDLVIGWGQGDDMVLNTNAIYRSTSALIYKKGTGLDGVDSLADPRLQGKRIGAQQASAGATLAAKYGLMSNVHGYPLMVDRRYANPAEDMINDIRKGEVDAGILWGPIAAYWASRDGEPLVVIPLVKDSGAARIAFRITMGVRNGDDAWKRQLNDVIRKRQGDIDKVLLDYGVPLLVDDDTSTEMITKPRTSASAEPAPAPTTP
- a CDS encoding PQQ-dependent catabolism-associated CXXCW motif protein — its product is MPRALMIVALIVTAALWMPVAGTLAVSAEEDVSGPAPIGEAPPEPQSYRTDNYRKPVPLTLKGATVLSDSEAMKIWTAKTAVFIDVYPHAPKPEGLPAGTIWRDTSHMTIEDAVWLPNVGYGVLSVDAARYFQRNLEMLSKGDKTKPLVFFCLKNCWMSWNAAKRALSYGYTNVDWYRDGSDGWQEAGGLVVDAHPLP